The following coding sequences lie in one Klebsiella huaxiensis genomic window:
- a CDS encoding head maturation protease, ClpP-related, which produces MTIRQLPVAPAGRPCAGVTSEPQPSALERWNGGIRAASDNDNSISIFDVVGRDYWDEGATAKRISGALRSMNGADVTVNINSPGGDMFEGLAIYNLLREYQGKVTVKVLGIAASAASIIAMAGDDIQIGRGAFLMIHNCWVVAMGNRHDFAELSNSLEPFDTAMADIYSARSGLDIATVQQLMDAESYIGGSDAVEKGLADSLLSADAVSDGDDSPSAALRKLDALLAKTNTPRSERRKLIKALTGNTPGAVTDSHGKPGAAEEIKPETLNSLESALAALVK; this is translated from the coding sequence ATGACAATTAGACAACTTCCGGTTGCTCCGGCGGGGCGCCCGTGCGCGGGTGTTACCAGTGAGCCCCAGCCATCAGCGCTTGAGCGCTGGAATGGTGGGATCAGGGCTGCATCCGATAATGACAACTCGATTTCTATTTTTGATGTTGTTGGACGTGATTACTGGGATGAGGGTGCCACGGCAAAACGCATATCAGGTGCTCTACGTTCGATGAACGGTGCAGATGTGACGGTAAACATCAACTCTCCTGGCGGCGATATGTTTGAAGGACTGGCAATTTACAACCTTCTCCGCGAGTACCAGGGGAAAGTCACTGTAAAAGTGCTGGGTATCGCTGCCAGCGCCGCTTCAATTATCGCTATGGCCGGGGACGATATACAAATCGGACGCGGTGCCTTTCTGATGATCCATAACTGCTGGGTAGTAGCGATGGGCAACCGCCATGATTTTGCTGAGCTTTCGAATTCTCTTGAGCCATTTGATACCGCTATGGCCGATATCTATTCAGCGCGTTCAGGGCTTGATATCGCGACCGTACAGCAGCTTATGGATGCTGAAAGTTATATCGGAGGCAGTGATGCCGTAGAAAAAGGGCTGGCCGACAGTCTGCTTTCTGCTGATGCCGTAAGCGACGGTGATGACTCCCCGTCTGCAGCGCTGCGAAAACTTGATGCACTACTGGCGAAAACAAATACCCCTCGGTCTGAGCGCCGGAAATTAATCAAAGCGTTAACAGGTAACACGCCGGGCGCTGTTACCGATTCCCATGGTAAGCCTGGCGCTGCCGAAGAAATCAAACCTGAAACCCTCAATTCACTTGAAAGCGCCCTTGCGGCGTTAGTCAAATAA
- a CDS encoding phage major capsid protein produces MSEVNEILKKVTASIEEATGKFNAKAEEALTEAKKNGKLSAETKETVDKMATEFNALKEAEKTLKAALGELEQHVAQMPLANAKMVVETVGQQVISAEAIKVLSSSIEGNKRISVPVKAALISSDVPEGIVEPQRLPGIDVAPKQRLFIRELIAPGRTGSPAIFWVQQTGFTNAAKVVPENTAKPYSNIEFTPKITPVTTIAHMFKASKQILDDFAQLQSMIDAEMRYGLKYVEEQDILFGDGTGAHLHGIVPQATAYSAAFAVEQQNGIDDLRLAMLQAQLARFPASGHVLHFMDWAKIELTKDTLGRYILANPAALTGPTLWGLPVVATEAAAFQGKFLTGAFNAAAQLFDREDANVVISTENGDDFEKNMISIRCEERLALAVKRPEAFIYGSFTVPASGGQ; encoded by the coding sequence ATGTCTGAAGTAAACGAGATTCTGAAAAAAGTCACCGCCTCCATTGAAGAAGCAACAGGCAAATTCAACGCCAAAGCGGAAGAGGCTCTGACTGAGGCGAAGAAGAACGGTAAATTGTCAGCGGAAACTAAAGAAACCGTAGACAAAATGGCGACCGAGTTTAATGCACTCAAAGAAGCCGAAAAAACCCTGAAGGCTGCGCTGGGCGAACTGGAGCAGCATGTTGCGCAGATGCCACTGGCAAACGCAAAAATGGTTGTTGAGACTGTCGGCCAGCAGGTTATTTCTGCAGAAGCCATTAAAGTTCTTTCGTCCAGCATCGAAGGGAACAAGCGTATTTCTGTTCCTGTAAAAGCTGCGTTGATCTCCAGTGACGTTCCTGAAGGTATTGTTGAGCCACAAAGACTGCCAGGTATTGATGTAGCGCCAAAGCAGCGGTTATTTATTCGAGAGTTAATCGCGCCTGGGCGAACTGGATCACCGGCTATTTTCTGGGTGCAGCAGACCGGCTTTACCAATGCTGCAAAAGTGGTTCCGGAGAATACGGCCAAGCCGTACAGCAATATTGAGTTCACGCCGAAAATTACTCCTGTGACAACCATCGCGCACATGTTCAAGGCATCCAAGCAGATTCTGGACGACTTCGCTCAGTTGCAGTCCATGATTGATGCTGAAATGCGTTACGGCCTCAAGTATGTCGAAGAGCAGGATATTTTGTTCGGTGATGGCACTGGCGCACACCTTCATGGCATCGTGCCGCAGGCAACGGCTTATAGCGCAGCATTTGCCGTTGAACAGCAGAACGGTATTGACGATCTGCGCCTGGCAATGCTTCAGGCTCAACTTGCCCGCTTCCCTGCATCCGGACATGTTCTGCACTTCATGGACTGGGCGAAAATCGAACTGACGAAAGACACCCTGGGGCGCTATATCCTGGCGAACCCGGCGGCATTGACGGGCCCGACGCTGTGGGGGCTTCCGGTTGTTGCCACCGAAGCAGCTGCTTTCCAGGGGAAATTCCTGACAGGTGCATTTAATGCTGCGGCACAGCTTTTCGACCGCGAAGACGCAAACGTTGTGATCTCGACGGAGAACGGCGACGACTTCGAGAAAAACATGATCTCTATTCGCTGTGAAGAGCGTCTGGCGTTAGCAGTAAAACGCCCTGAAGCATTTATTTACGGCTCCTTTACTGTACCGGCTTCCGGCGGTCAGTAA
- a CDS encoding DUF7210 family protein: MKLIAVKPIYFGGVVVTEGESLETLEQHGRELVLKGYARLVDVDNPAQPEQPEQPEQPEQPEQPEQPEQPEQPEQPEQPEQPEQPEQPETVPEKKAKK, encoded by the coding sequence ATGAAACTTATCGCGGTGAAACCGATTTATTTTGGTGGGGTAGTGGTGACGGAAGGCGAGTCACTGGAGACGTTGGAACAGCATGGCCGTGAGCTGGTTCTAAAAGGTTATGCACGGCTGGTGGATGTTGATAATCCTGCGCAGCCGGAACAGCCGGAACAGCCGGAACAGCCGGAACAGCCGGAACAGCCGGAACAGCCGGAACAGCCGGAACAGCCGGAACAGCCGGAACAGCCGGAACAGCCGGAACAGCCGGAACAGCCGGAAACCGTGCCAGAGAAGAAGGCTAAAAAATAA
- a CDS encoding head-tail connector protein, producing the protein MLELEVVKEHCRIEPDFTDDDSILTLYIGAASRYVETWTRRKMYESETSEGYTDDPDSILPGDDVKAAMLLLIGHWYEHRETVVVGQTAIEAPFAVEALLQPYRIYGL; encoded by the coding sequence ATGTTAGAACTTGAAGTGGTTAAAGAGCACTGTCGCATTGAGCCTGATTTTACCGATGATGACTCAATATTGACCCTCTACATCGGAGCTGCTTCTCGTTACGTCGAAACATGGACTCGTCGCAAAATGTATGAGTCCGAAACCAGCGAGGGATATACCGACGATCCAGATTCAATTCTCCCTGGCGATGATGTGAAAGCAGCGATGCTTCTGCTTATCGGTCACTGGTACGAACATCGGGAAACCGTTGTTGTAGGCCAAACGGCGATAGAGGCCCCATTTGCTGTTGAGGCGCTTTTACAACCATACCGAATCTATGGACTGTAG
- a CDS encoding phage head closure protein, translating to MQAGKLRHRVTLQEPVKEQNPTTGAVINTWRDVANIWAEVSPLSAREFIAAQASQGEVTTRITIRYRAGVTRKHRIVYRDGIYNIEGVLPDPRSGREYLTLPCSEGVNDG from the coding sequence ATGCAGGCCGGGAAATTGCGTCACAGGGTTACCCTGCAGGAGCCGGTAAAAGAGCAGAACCCGACAACGGGAGCCGTAATTAATACCTGGCGAGATGTCGCAAACATCTGGGCCGAAGTATCCCCCTTGTCAGCGCGGGAGTTTATAGCGGCTCAGGCGTCACAGGGTGAAGTCACCACACGAATAACGATTCGTTACCGGGCGGGCGTCACCAGAAAGCACAGGATTGTGTATCGCGATGGTATTTACAACATTGAAGGCGTTTTACCAGACCCGCGCAGCGGCAGGGAATATCTGACGCTGCCCTGCTCAGAAGGGGTGAACGATGGCTGA
- a CDS encoding HK97-gp10 family putative phage morphogenesis protein, translated as MADGVEVNLTGLESVLGKMDAVSQVTRNKTGRAALRKAANVIRDRARNNAARVDNFLTKEAIYKNIVVSFSSKAFRRTGDPTFRVGVMGGARQYANTKANVRKGRAGKSYNTAGDKGNPGGDTWYWRFLEFGTEHMAARPILRPAMNGVDTDVINIFALELEKAIDRAVRSAAKKGTSV; from the coding sequence ATGGCTGATGGTGTAGAGGTTAACCTTACCGGGCTTGAGTCGGTGTTGGGCAAGATGGATGCCGTCTCACAGGTGACCCGCAATAAAACCGGGCGTGCAGCGCTACGTAAAGCAGCAAACGTCATCCGGGACAGGGCTCGAAATAACGCCGCTCGTGTCGATAACTTTCTTACTAAAGAAGCCATCTATAAAAATATTGTCGTGAGCTTCAGCAGCAAAGCCTTTCGCAGAACGGGCGATCCTACCTTTCGTGTCGGGGTAATGGGCGGTGCGAGGCAATATGCCAATACAAAGGCCAACGTCCGCAAAGGCAGGGCGGGTAAAAGTTATAATACAGCCGGAGATAAAGGTAATCCCGGTGGTGATACCTGGTACTGGCGATTTCTGGAATTCGGGACCGAGCATATGGCCGCGAGACCAATACTACGCCCGGCAATGAATGGTGTTGATACTGACGTAATTAATATTTTCGCTTTGGAACTGGAAAAGGCTATCGATCGTGCCGTCCGTAGCGCAGCCAAAAAAGGAACGTCCGTATGA
- the gp17 gene encoding tail completion protein gp17 gives MIAPIFSVCSASQAVKDLLGINPVRFYPFGIQDDNIVYPYAVWQNIDGYPENYLNQRPDADRYSLQIDIYGNTEVDVMAVARALRDAIEGKAYITRWGEQSRNDSTLKYHYSFDVDMIALR, from the coding sequence ATGATTGCGCCAATATTCTCTGTATGCTCGGCAAGCCAGGCTGTAAAGGATTTATTGGGTATCAACCCCGTCAGGTTCTACCCCTTCGGGATTCAGGATGACAATATCGTTTACCCCTATGCCGTGTGGCAAAACATTGATGGCTACCCTGAAAATTACTTGAACCAGCGGCCTGATGCTGACCGTTACTCTCTTCAGATTGATATATATGGCAATACTGAAGTTGACGTGATGGCTGTGGCCAGAGCACTGCGTGATGCTATCGAGGGAAAAGCCTATATCACCCGCTGGGGAGAACAAAGCCGTAATGATTCCACGTTGAAATACCACTATTCCTTTGATGTTGACATGATCGCATTAAGGTAA
- a CDS encoding phage tail tube protein has translation MSVLTQGTQLFVLKSGVVSEVECITSFNPGGNPADQIESTCLSERDSRTYLKGLKTPASATVGLNADPKNASHIMLHGLSESSDQAELTFALGWSDGTSIPTVAASGDEDAVDGLVLPSDRTWFIFQGYVSDFPFDFQANAVVTTSATIQRSGSAVWVPKAAA, from the coding sequence ATGTCTGTATTAACGCAAGGCACGCAACTCTTTGTGCTGAAATCTGGCGTGGTCAGCGAGGTTGAATGTATCACCAGCTTCAACCCTGGCGGCAACCCCGCCGACCAGATTGAGAGTACCTGCCTGAGTGAGCGAGATTCCCGTACTTATCTGAAAGGGCTTAAAACACCGGCATCGGCGACAGTCGGTTTGAATGCTGACCCGAAGAACGCCAGTCATATTATGCTGCATGGCCTTTCTGAGAGTAGCGATCAGGCAGAGTTAACCTTTGCGCTCGGCTGGTCAGATGGTACCAGCATCCCGACCGTTGCGGCTTCCGGCGATGAAGATGCTGTTGATGGTCTGGTGCTTCCGTCTGATCGCACCTGGTTCATCTTTCAGGGCTACGTTTCCGATTTCCCGTTCGATTTTCAGGCAAATGCCGTGGTTACCACCTCCGCAACTATCCAGCGATCCGGATCGGCGGTCTGGGTACCTAAAGCAGCAGCGTAA
- a CDS encoding Rha family transcriptional regulator has translation MQYPTLINGLDFRDLIFVADNNPVTDSFMVAKAFGKLPKNVIRDIERTIEACPPEFDTKLNFELCYKNNELQNGKPQKFYRLRKDGLMLLVMSYTKKEAMRIKIAYINAFNWMYAMLQVGRRQFEEERNAVMLEFMKEKDVASMSGRLLRRWGKEKKPQLLSLIEKLDKQGQICLPGFCNALPE, from the coding sequence ATGCAATATCCAACTTTAATTAACGGCTTAGATTTTCGTGATCTGATTTTTGTGGCTGATAACAATCCAGTCACCGACTCATTTATGGTAGCAAAAGCATTTGGGAAACTACCTAAAAACGTAATTCGCGACATTGAGCGGACTATAGAGGCTTGCCCTCCTGAGTTCGATACAAAACTCAATTTTGAGCTTTGCTATAAAAACAATGAGTTGCAGAACGGAAAGCCGCAGAAATTTTATCGACTCCGTAAAGATGGCTTGATGCTTCTGGTTATGTCCTATACCAAAAAAGAGGCGATGCGAATCAAGATCGCCTACATCAACGCCTTCAACTGGATGTACGCAATGCTTCAGGTTGGCCGCCGTCAATTTGAAGAAGAGCGCAACGCCGTGATGCTTGAGTTCATGAAAGAGAAGGACGTTGCCAGTATGTCTGGTCGTCTGCTGCGGCGTTGGGGAAAAGAGAAAAAGCCACAGTTGCTTTCTCTCATTGAGAAATTGGATAAGCAGGGTCAGATCTGTTTACCGGGATTCTGTAACGCTCTCCCAGAATAA
- a CDS encoding phage tail assembly chaperone family protein, TAC, whose amino-acid sequence MKLTLDTLKEFGAFTGRPVEKEIKWKGRDGKEHTATVFVRPMGYHTTKADLLAYNGKSDPVAGRIAAHICDEEGKQIFTEEDILGTASEDRGALDGPIVIALLAVIQEVNELGKTTNSQEKTNSGVS is encoded by the coding sequence ATGAAACTTACTCTCGACACATTAAAAGAGTTCGGGGCATTCACTGGCCGTCCGGTAGAGAAAGAAATCAAATGGAAAGGTCGTGACGGGAAAGAACATACCGCCACCGTCTTTGTGCGCCCGATGGGTTACCACACCACAAAAGCCGATCTGCTGGCTTATAACGGAAAATCTGACCCGGTGGCTGGCCGCATTGCCGCCCATATCTGTGATGAGGAAGGCAAGCAAATCTTCACCGAGGAGGACATTCTCGGAACTGCATCCGAAGACCGTGGCGCGCTCGATGGGCCAATTGTTATTGCCTTGCTGGCTGTGATCCAGGAGGTCAACGAGCTGGGAAAGACTACGAACTCACAGGAGAAGACGAATTCTGGTGTGAGTTAG
- a CDS encoding phage tail assembly protein T — MNGIGGRTIAEAQERMSLREFQMWVKYRNKYGPLNIMMRTEWGAALVASVLANINKAKNTPPYKVSDFAPHINEVSVSLEEAMKTWD, encoded by the coding sequence ATGAACGGCATCGGCGGGCGAACTATTGCGGAGGCTCAGGAGCGAATGAGCCTTCGTGAGTTTCAGATGTGGGTAAAGTACCGCAATAAGTATGGTCCGCTTAACATTATGATGCGCACAGAGTGGGGGGCAGCGTTGGTTGCATCTGTTCTCGCCAACATCAATAAGGCTAAGAATACGCCGCCGTACAAGGTAAGTGACTTCGCTCCGCATATCAATGAGGTTTCTGTATCGCTTGAAGAAGCCATGAAAACCTGGGACTGA
- a CDS encoding phage tail tape measure protein has protein sequence MAGKSLGTLTIDLIAKVGGFVQGMDKAERSSQKWREQVKKDAKAVGSSIAAIGVAAATAAVGIGVAGLSIVKSTAQQVTEADRWAKSLKMSTQDLLSWQYAAEQAGLTGDNIADIFKDINDKVGDAVLNKSGEAAQALDTLGLSAEKLSKQSPDKQLMAISEALQKIPTQAGKTNILESLGNDLSKMLPLFDNNNEKLKQFIQLSKDFGVAPPQEDIDNLVKVNRFFQDIETSAKGLKIEIASGLAKVNLDPLKDAFGDIRNTLTDPSVLQGLSDLVSGVAQLAGFMIRTAAEAGKLAAIATRFSSRVGTQVINGVDVSSYDNSSAIDARLLELAGQVARYNAPGNEVARKYGSQGNIDGIQKEIEALQQRKRLLQDNASAEKGIQRILNDNDYSLGSGESNQENKAKSNPADNAFKGRLLELQKQAALIETTGKKTAEVTELEKLNFDITSGNLKKLSDDQKEQLRTAAKSLDSKKEELRLNQENAKVAEYVSGLEKQNNLVKQGHDNEFIGRYSGDRERNRMQERNGIQQDFQSKQEDLLSQYQSGDITKSLYDAETEALQDALNKRLELQTEYYKQQDELQNDGTAGFVSGLATQIEASMDLYTNMQQVGAQAFSSLTDMIIDWAETGKLNVKDFAGTFIQSIGTALLQYAAAQVAMAALSAFTAWIGVPYVGPAVAPAQAIAAAAAAGVFMTAIGSALQGQAHDGIDSVPETGTWLLQKGERVTTAKTSAKLDATLDRVATQSTGGGAVYAPNINIPINGNPSDATVALVRKAAAEGAERGYRKAVNSVTAGQGDLHRALMVKTNSGRKIR, from the coding sequence ATGGCTGGCAAGTCCCTCGGCACATTAACAATTGACCTGATAGCAAAGGTTGGCGGATTTGTCCAGGGTATGGATAAAGCCGAAAGGTCATCCCAAAAATGGCGCGAACAAGTAAAGAAAGATGCTAAAGCTGTGGGATCATCCATTGCTGCTATTGGAGTTGCCGCCGCTACTGCTGCTGTAGGTATTGGTGTTGCCGGACTTTCTATTGTGAAAAGCACCGCCCAGCAGGTGACCGAAGCAGATCGTTGGGCTAAGTCGTTAAAAATGTCCACTCAAGACTTGTTATCCTGGCAATATGCAGCCGAGCAAGCAGGACTAACAGGCGATAATATTGCTGACATTTTTAAAGATATTAACGATAAAGTCGGTGATGCCGTACTAAACAAATCTGGTGAAGCGGCACAAGCTTTAGATACTCTGGGACTATCGGCGGAAAAGTTATCTAAACAATCCCCAGATAAGCAACTGATGGCAATCAGTGAAGCATTACAGAAAATACCCACTCAGGCCGGGAAAACGAATATTCTCGAAAGTCTCGGGAATGACCTGTCAAAAATGCTACCGTTGTTTGACAACAACAATGAAAAGTTAAAGCAATTTATTCAGTTGTCAAAAGATTTTGGCGTCGCCCCTCCTCAGGAGGATATAGACAACCTTGTTAAGGTTAATCGGTTTTTTCAGGATATTGAAACCAGCGCTAAGGGATTGAAAATTGAAATTGCCAGCGGGTTAGCAAAGGTCAATCTTGATCCACTCAAAGATGCGTTTGGCGACATAAGAAACACACTCACTGATCCATCAGTCTTGCAGGGGTTATCAGATCTTGTATCTGGTGTGGCTCAATTGGCTGGATTTATGATTCGTACCGCAGCTGAGGCAGGAAAGTTAGCTGCGATTGCAACAAGGTTTTCATCGAGAGTTGGTACTCAGGTAATAAATGGAGTTGATGTAAGCTCGTATGATAATTCATCTGCAATTGATGCCAGGCTTCTTGAACTGGCAGGACAAGTCGCAAGATATAATGCTCCAGGCAATGAAGTTGCTAGAAAATATGGTTCACAAGGTAACATTGATGGAATTCAAAAGGAAATAGAAGCATTACAGCAGCGTAAGAGATTATTACAGGACAACGCATCTGCTGAAAAAGGAATTCAAAGAATTTTAAATGATAATGATTACAGCCTTGGTAGTGGCGAAAGTAATCAAGAAAATAAGGCTAAGAGCAACCCAGCAGACAATGCATTCAAAGGTAGACTACTAGAACTACAAAAACAAGCTGCACTTATTGAAACTACTGGAAAGAAAACAGCCGAAGTTACCGAGCTTGAAAAATTAAACTTTGATATTACCAGCGGAAATCTGAAAAAATTATCAGATGACCAAAAAGAACAACTCCGTACTGCCGCAAAATCTCTTGACTCTAAAAAAGAAGAGCTGCGCCTTAATCAGGAAAATGCAAAGGTTGCAGAGTATGTGTCCGGTTTAGAGAAACAAAATAATTTAGTCAAGCAAGGTCATGATAATGAGTTTATAGGTCGTTACTCTGGAGACCGTGAGCGTAACCGAATGCAGGAACGTAACGGCATTCAGCAAGATTTCCAGTCTAAACAGGAAGACCTGTTAAGTCAGTATCAGTCAGGTGATATCACCAAAAGCCTTTATGATGCGGAAACAGAAGCATTACAGGACGCTCTGAATAAAAGGCTTGAACTTCAGACTGAATATTATAAGCAACAGGATGAATTACAAAATGATGGTACTGCTGGTTTTGTTTCTGGGCTTGCAACGCAAATAGAAGCGTCTATGGATTTATACACCAATATGCAGCAGGTTGGTGCGCAGGCATTCAGCAGCTTAACTGATATGATCATTGATTGGGCAGAAACAGGTAAACTAAATGTTAAGGATTTTGCCGGGACCTTTATACAGTCGATAGGTACTGCACTTTTGCAATATGCAGCTGCTCAGGTTGCAATGGCGGCTTTAAGCGCCTTCACTGCCTGGATTGGTGTTCCCTATGTTGGTCCTGCGGTCGCTCCTGCGCAAGCTATTGCAGCAGCAGCTGCTGCGGGTGTCTTCATGACAGCTATAGGTTCTGCTCTTCAGGGTCAAGCCCATGACGGCATCGACTCCGTACCTGAAACAGGAACTTGGCTCTTGCAGAAAGGCGAACGCGTCACGACTGCGAAAACCAGCGCGAAACTTGATGCGACCCTGGACAGAGTAGCCACGCAGTCAACCGGCGGTGGTGCTGTCTACGCCCCTAATATCAACATCCCTATCAATGGTAACCCTTCCGATGCAACGGTAGCGCTGGTGCGTAAAGCCGCGGCTGAGGGTGCCGAACGCGGATACCGAAAAGCCGTCAACTCGGTGACTGCCGGACAGGGTGACCTGCACAGGGCATTAATGGTGAAAACTAACTCAGGGAGGAAAATTCGCTGA
- a CDS encoding DUF1833 family protein, with product MTAINRLYASSGPEAIIGTLQIDIGGQSHYLCEGYEDITAVTEEGATVTFIACAIVLSLPARNEDGTQDLKFMLCNIDGVVSTAIRRTIDAISSASITFRKYISTDLSAPAEPPLPMPVKGGSWTPLTVNVTAGFKNMLDYAWPRDRYILNYFQGLRYSR from the coding sequence ATGACAGCGATTAACCGTCTCTATGCGTCCTCCGGGCCTGAGGCCATCATCGGTACGTTACAGATCGATATTGGCGGCCAGTCTCATTATTTGTGTGAGGGGTACGAGGACATTACGGCCGTTACCGAAGAGGGCGCTACCGTAACGTTTATAGCCTGCGCCATCGTTCTGTCACTTCCCGCCAGAAACGAGGACGGCACGCAGGACCTGAAATTTATGCTATGCAACATTGATGGCGTTGTGTCCACTGCTATACGCAGGACCATTGATGCCATCTCCAGTGCCAGCATCACATTCAGGAAATACATTTCCACCGACCTTAGCGCGCCAGCTGAGCCGCCCTTGCCCATGCCAGTTAAAGGGGGCTCCTGGACACCGCTTACGGTAAACGTTACCGCCGGATTTAAAAACATGCTCGATTATGCCTGGCCTCGAGACCGCTACATATTGAACTATTTCCAGGGTCTTCGTTACTCCCGATAG
- a CDS encoding nitrite transporter: MLNIDKYLTVRWQMGGRAFPVLDCYGIVHEVRRDLGLPEWPAFEAVIKERGSPEMGEFCENFSRDLTPCSPCNGAVAACYMGKMIGHLGVVVEMEGLLYVIECNPRRNVTILPLARFERQFLKVEYYQ; encoded by the coding sequence ATGCTCAACATTGATAAATACCTGACTGTCCGCTGGCAGATGGGCGGTCGTGCTTTTCCTGTTCTCGACTGCTACGGCATTGTACATGAGGTTCGCCGTGACCTCGGGCTTCCTGAATGGCCTGCATTTGAGGCTGTGATTAAAGAGCGTGGTAGTCCTGAAATGGGGGAGTTCTGCGAGAATTTTTCGCGTGACCTGACTCCCTGCAGTCCATGTAACGGCGCGGTCGCCGCCTGCTATATGGGAAAAATGATCGGCCATTTGGGCGTCGTCGTCGAAATGGAGGGATTGCTTTACGTGATCGAATGCAACCCCCGACGCAACGTAACCATTCTCCCCCTGGCGCGTTTTGAGCGTCAGTTTCTGAAAGTGGAGTATTACCAGTGA